The following coding sequences are from one Triticum aestivum cultivar Chinese Spring chromosome 5A, IWGSC CS RefSeq v2.1, whole genome shotgun sequence window:
- the LOC123105329 gene encoding protein IQ-DOMAIN 5 — protein MRWLKSFVGLRKVERQQHQQRRKEDGDAGRTKRDAVDQFHFQDQHSQDHASLVGPEEFPDGNVPSEDDCSTPSCSGPGFSTLSVPLPQTEEELKEIWAATIIQTAYRALLARRARRALKGLVRLQALVRGHIVRKQAAITLRCMQALVRVQARVRARRVRVSLENQMDEQQNNVEEQTGEAHVREVEDGWCDSIGSVEDIQAKLLKRQEAAAKRERAMAYALSHQWQAGSRQQAAITASELDRNSWSWNWLERWMAVRPWESRFLGMYAADGIAIDTGAQHAEGNATKAPYRKPVKKQVSALHSNVLIQKARPSNSEGGGSSSNPSAGSASAKPKRKLPPKEGSDEVSSRLSGLGVRSSSNPKERPGQLQPRANKRFSLPGTGTETGKRQVNKPAVSRSPKATEDSPALEGKHRRAGSVDLLFKRVELQA, from the exons ATGAGGTGGCTCAAGTCGTTTGTTGGGCTGAGGAAGGTGGAGAGGCAGCAGCATCAGCAGCGCCGCAAGGAGGATGGCGACGCCGGCCGAACA AAAAGGGATGCCGTCGATCAGTTCCACTTCCAGGATCAGCACTCCCAGGATCACGCTAGCCTTGTCGGACCAGAAGAGTTCCCTGATGGAAATGTTCCGTCAGAAGACGATTGCAGCACACCTTCATGCTCAGGACCTGGTTTCAGTACACTTAGCGTGCCACTGCCTCAAACAGAAGAGGAGCTCAAAGAGATCTGGGCTGCCACAATTATTCAGACTGCGTATAGAGCCCTACTG GCTAGGAGAGCCCGCCGAGCTTTAAAAGGACTGGTTAGGCTTCAAGCCCTTGTAAGGGGTCATATAGTGAGAAAGCAAGCTGCTATAACACTTCGGTGTATGCAAGCTTTGGTCAGGGTACAAGCCCGTGTTAGAGCAAGGCGAGTTCGTGTTTCCTTGGAAAATCAGATGGACGAGCAACAAAATAATGTAGAAGAACAAACCGGCGAGGCACATGTTCGAGAAGTTGAG GATGGGTGGTGCGATAGTATAGGGTCTGTGGAAGACATCCAAGCAAAATTGTTGAAGAGGCAGGAAGCAGCAGCCAAGCGTGAGAGAGCCATGGCCTATGCCCTTTCTCACCAG TGGCAAGCAGGTTCAAGGCAACAGGCAGCCATTACAGCTTCTGAACTAGACAGGAACAGCTGGAGCTGGAATTGGCTGGAGAGATGGATGGCTGTCCGCCCGTGGGAGAGTCGGTTCCTGGGCATGTACGCAGCAGATGGAATTGCCATCGATACCGGAGCGCAGCACGCTGAGGGAAATGCAACCAAGGCCCCATACAGGAAACCTGTGAAAAAGCAGGTTTCAGCTCTTCATTCAAATGTGTTGATCCAGAAGGCCCGGCCCTCGAACTCAGAGGGTGGTGGCTCCTCGTCGAACCCGTCTGCCGGTTCGGCGTCAGCTAAACCGAAACGGAAGCTGCCACCGAAAGAAGGTTCTGATGAAGTCTCGTCTCGTCTTTCGGGACTTggtgtccggagcagtagtaaTCCTAAGGAGAGGCCTGGACAGTTACAACCACGGGCCAACAAGAGGTTCTCCTTGCCTGGCACTG GCACAGAAACTGGCAAACGGCAAGTGAATAAACCTGCGGTGAGCCGATCCCCCAAGGCTACCGAAGACTCCCCAGCGCTGGAAGGGAAGCATCGCCGTGCCGGTTCCGTTGATCTGTTGTTCAAGAGAGTTGAGCTGCAGGCTTGA
- the LOC123105328 gene encoding syntaxin-121, translating to MNNLFSSSWKRAGAGGDGGDLESGGVEMTAPPGAAAGASLDRFFEDVESIKDDLRELERIQRSLHDANESGKSLHDASAVRALRSRMDADVAAAIKKAKVVKLRLESLDRANAANRSVAGCGPGSSTDRTRTSVVAGLRKKLRDAMEAFSSLRSRITSEYRDTVARRYFTVTGAQPDEATLDTLADTGEGERFLQRAIAEQQGRGEVLGVVAEIQERHGAVADLERSLLELQQVFNDMAVLVAAQGEQLDDIEGHVGRARSFVDRGREQLQVARKHQKSSRKWTCIGIGILLVIILIIVIPIVLTNTNKSSNNNNQQ from the coding sequence ATGAACAACCTCTTCTCCAGCTCGTGGAAGCGCGCGGGCGCGGGGGGCGACGGCGGGGACCTGGAGTCGGGCGGCGTGGAGATGACGGCGCCGCCGGGCGCCGCGGCGGGGGCGAGCCTGGACCGCTTCTTCGAGGACGTGGAGTCCATCAAGGACGACCTGCGGGAGCTGGAGCGGATCCAGCGCTCCCTCCACGACGCCAACGAGTCGGGCAAGTCGCTCCACGACGCCTCCGCCGTGCGCGCGCTCCGCTCCCGCATGGACGCCGACGTCGCCGCCGCCATCAAGAAGGCCAAGGTCGTCAAGCTGCGCCTCGAGTCGCTCGACCGGGCCAACGCCGCCAACCGCTCCGTGGCCGGGTGCGGGCCGGGCTCCTCCACGGACCGCACCCGCACCTCCGTCGTGGCCGGCCTGCGCAAGAAGCTGCGGGACGCCATGGAGGCCTTCTCCTCCCTCCGCTCCCGCATCACCTCCGAGTATCGGGACACCGTCGCGCGGCGCTACTTCACGGTGACGGGGGCCCAGCCCGACGAGGCGACGCTGGACACGCTGGCGGACACGGGCGAGGGGGAGCGGTTCCTGCAGCGGGCCATCGCGGAGCAGCAGGGCCGCGGGGAGGTGCTGGGCGTGGTGGCGGAGATCCAGGAGCGGCACGGCGCCGTGGCGGACCTGGAGAGGTCGCTGCTGGAGCTGCAGCAGGTGTTCAACGACATGGCCGTGCTGGTGGCGGCGCAGGGGGAGCAGCTGGACGACATCGAGGGCCACGTCGGGCGGGCAAGGTCGTTCGTGGACCGGGGGCGCGAGCAGCTGCAGGTCGCCCGCAAGCACCAGAAGAGCTCCCGCAAGTGGACCTGCATCGGCATCGGCATCCTGCTCGTCATTATACTTATCATCGTCATCCCCATCGTGCTCACCAACACCAAcaagagcagcaacaacaacaaccagcAGTAG
- the LOC123105330 gene encoding uncharacterized protein: MAATTTATSRRAPAVLALALALLLLAAAPSASARGDGNGVYEPCADATVSRGDGFTFGVAFAGRDAFFSGGVQLSPCDSRLNLAGAGPLLALFRPTVDEISLLTVNASGAGDLTSAGGYMVAFAGRKFAARSPPVFVGNSSYTVTGFTLVFEFHKGTLQNLFWKSDGCSSCSGQANFGCVENSCAIKTSSCRGNGGGGQVDCSPGIQLAFSGTDKHEAVLNSWYEVSKLKQYSLFGLFSGLKDSLAGQFSNFF; the protein is encoded by the exons ATGGCGGCAACGACGACGGCGACGTCGAGGCGGGCGCCGGCcgtcctcgccctcgccctcgccctcctcctcctcgcggcgGCGCCCTCGGCCTCCGCCAGGGGCGACGGCAACGGCGTGTACGAGCCGTGCGCGGACGCGACGGTGAGCCGCGGCGACGGGTTCACCTTCGGGGTGGCCTTCGCGGGGCGCGacgccttcttctccggcggcgtGCAGCTCTCCCCCTGCGACAGCCGCCTCAACCTGGCCGGCGCCGGCCCGCTGCTCGCGCTCTTCCGCCCCACCGTCGACGAGATTTCGCTCCTCACCGTCAACGCCTCCGGCGCCGGCGACCTG ACATCCGCTGGTGGGTACATGGTGGCATTTGCCGGGAGGAAATTCGCGGCAAGGTCGCCGCCCGTGTTCGTCGGCAACAGCTCGTACACAGTCACCGGCTTCACCCTG GTGTTCGAGTTCCACAAGGGCACGCTCCAGAACCTCTTCTGGAAGTCCGACGGCTGCTCGTCGTGCTCCGGGCAGGCCAACTTCGGGTGCGTCGAGAACAGTTGCGCGATCAAGACGTCGAGCTGcaggggcaacggcggcggcgggcaggtgGACTGCAGCCCCGGGATCCAGCTGGCCTTCTCCGGCACGGACAAGCACGAGGCGGTGCTCAACTCGTGGTACGAGGTGTCCAAGCTGAAGCAGTACTCCCTCTTCGGCCTCTTCTCCGGCCTCAAGGACTCCCTGGCCGGCCAGTTCAGCAACTTCTTCTAG